In a genomic window of Candidatus Chazhemtobacterium aquaticus:
- a CDS encoding heavy metal translocating P-type ATPase: protein MEKNKTRVKVVGMHCASCAANLERVFKKIPGVNRVGVNYATEEAQFEGQVDLTRVQEAARSIGYDIKMDGEVKKEDSALEEKKIKLLIGGVISILLMMLSMRDWFGWLPNLSMGEANWIGLVLATPVQFWVGGEYMISAWKAFKHRLANMDTLITTGTLAAYVFSAVVTIAPDYFVQAGLDLHVYFEVAAVVIVLIMLGKYLEARAKGQAGEAIKKLLGLQAKMARVKRGREFVEVAVDQVVVGDVLLVRPGEKIPVDGVVIEGESTVDESMVTGESLPVEKKKGDKVVGATINKVGSFLFRATKVGSDTVLAQIVELVSQAQGSKAPIQKLADVVSGYFVPVVMMLSVATFVAWFVLYPGVAFVPAMVAAVTVLIIACPCALGLATPTAVMVGTGKGAEKGILIKDATALEQLNKVRSVILDKTGTLTKGEVEVTEVVSLSRAREKRIVELAAGVESHSEHPLGQAVVKYAKRKKWRLDKPEKFEAMTGVGVRAIINGDEVVVSSPVYAKRFGLKEMSRVEEFQSQGKTVLVVSLNRRVIGLIAVADTLKDDSRDAVKQMMEMGVEVYMLTGDNPRTAKSIAEEVGIDRVMAEVRPEDKAAKVRELQSELHGQGKLVAMVGDGINDAPALAAADVGIAMGAGTDIAMESASVVLMNSNIESIPRAIKLSRETLKVIKQNLFWAFGYNVVLIPVAMGVLYPIWGVVLNPMLASAAMALSSVSVVGNALRLKKVQL from the coding sequence ATGGAAAAAAACAAGACAAGAGTGAAGGTTGTGGGAATGCACTGCGCATCGTGTGCGGCTAATTTGGAGCGGGTTTTTAAGAAAATACCAGGGGTTAATAGGGTTGGGGTTAATTATGCAACTGAGGAGGCACAATTTGAGGGTCAAGTAGACCTAACTCGAGTGCAGGAAGCGGCTAGAAGCATTGGCTATGACATAAAAATGGACGGTGAGGTAAAGAAAGAGGACTCGGCTTTGGAAGAAAAAAAGATTAAGTTATTGATTGGTGGGGTGATTTCTATCTTGTTAATGATGTTGTCAATGAGGGACTGGTTTGGCTGGTTGCCTAATTTGTCGATGGGGGAGGCTAATTGGATCGGATTAGTGTTGGCAACGCCGGTACAGTTTTGGGTTGGGGGCGAATACATGATTTCGGCATGGAAAGCGTTTAAACATCGGTTGGCCAACATGGACACTCTGATCACGACAGGGACCTTGGCGGCATATGTGTTCTCGGCGGTGGTGACGATCGCTCCTGATTATTTTGTCCAGGCAGGATTGGATCTTCATGTGTATTTTGAGGTAGCGGCAGTGGTGATTGTGTTGATCATGTTAGGGAAGTATTTGGAGGCAAGGGCCAAGGGACAGGCCGGGGAAGCGATTAAAAAACTTCTGGGATTGCAAGCCAAGATGGCTCGGGTAAAGAGGGGGCGTGAGTTTGTTGAGGTGGCTGTTGATCAGGTGGTAGTGGGCGACGTGTTATTGGTTAGGCCGGGAGAAAAGATTCCAGTAGACGGAGTGGTGATTGAGGGTGAAAGCACAGTAGATGAGTCAATGGTTACTGGCGAGTCGTTACCGGTGGAGAAGAAGAAGGGGGACAAGGTGGTGGGAGCAACAATAAACAAGGTGGGGAGTTTTCTTTTTAGGGCGACAAAGGTGGGGTCTGATACGGTGTTGGCTCAAATTGTAGAACTGGTCTCTCAGGCTCAGGGATCGAAAGCGCCAATCCAAAAATTGGCTGATGTGGTTTCTGGATACTTCGTGCCGGTGGTAATGATGCTGTCAGTGGCAACCTTTGTGGCTTGGTTTGTGTTGTATCCGGGAGTGGCGTTTGTGCCAGCGATGGTGGCGGCGGTAACGGTGTTAATAATCGCATGTCCGTGTGCTTTAGGACTGGCAACGCCAACAGCCGTAATGGTTGGAACAGGAAAAGGGGCGGAGAAAGGGATTTTGATAAAGGACGCAACGGCACTCGAGCAATTAAATAAGGTGCGAAGCGTTATTTTAGACAAAACAGGAACTCTAACAAAGGGAGAAGTGGAGGTGACTGAAGTCGTTTCGTTGAGTAGAGCTAGGGAGAAAAGGATTGTTGAGTTGGCGGCGGGGGTAGAAAGCCACTCAGAACATCCACTCGGCCAGGCAGTGGTTAAGTATGCAAAAAGGAAGAAATGGCGTTTGGACAAACCGGAGAAATTTGAGGCAATGACTGGTGTCGGAGTGAGAGCCATAATTAACGGAGACGAGGTGGTGGTATCAAGTCCTGTCTATGCAAAACGATTTGGCTTAAAAGAAATGAGTCGTGTTGAGGAATTTCAGTCTCAGGGGAAGACTGTTTTGGTAGTCTCCCTTAATAGGAGAGTGATTGGCCTGATTGCGGTGGCGGATACTCTTAAAGATGACTCTAGAGATGCAGTAAAACAAATGATGGAGATGGGAGTAGAGGTGTACATGTTGACTGGTGATAATCCAAGAACGGCTAAATCAATTGCCGAGGAAGTGGGAATAGACCGGGTGATGGCGGAGGTGAGGCCTGAAGATAAGGCGGCAAAAGTAAGAGAGCTGCAATCAGAGTTGCATGGTCAGGGTAAGCTAGTGGCGATGGTGGGTGATGGGATCAATGACGCACCCGCGTTGGCGGCTGCAGATGTAGGTATTGCTATGGGAGCAGGTACAGACATAGCAATGGAATCTGCGAGCGTGGTATTGATGAATAGCAATATAGAATCAATCCCCCGTGCCATTAAACTTTCCCGAGAGACCTTGAAAGTTATTAAGCAAAATCTTTTTTGGGCATTTGGGTATAACGTGGTACTAATACCAGTGGCGATGGGCGTGCTTTACCCGATTTGGGGAGTTGTGTTGAATCCAATGTTAGCAAGTGCGGCAATGGCACTTTCAAGCGTCTCAGTAGTAGGTAATGCATTACGATTAAAAAAGGTACAATTGTAG
- a CDS encoding rhodanese-like domain-containing protein, with protein sequence MKQSKKMMLVWLLVLVVLAVGWLMGRGASEGLEDSDRVGREKVVAVKAEDADEWLERDGVFILDVHTPEQQHLAGTDAFIPYDQVAENVNKLPEDKGVPILVYCRSGSMSKIAAEKLVEMGYRKVFDLVGGVQAYRESHAGVLIKPERVDLGEVDYVKGAELEFRLVNNTPTELTVTRLTGSCSCTIPSMEEVTVGAYEEVPVKVVFVPSVHGDDSDLGDLTRQIYIETDNPNFKNLSAEFTAIVKRK encoded by the coding sequence ATGAAACAATCAAAGAAAATGATGCTGGTGTGGTTGTTGGTCTTGGTGGTGTTAGCTGTGGGCTGGTTGATGGGAAGAGGTGCTAGTGAGGGATTAGAGGATAGTGATAGGGTAGGACGTGAAAAGGTGGTGGCGGTTAAGGCTGAAGACGCTGATGAGTGGCTAGAGAGGGATGGTGTGTTTATTTTAGATGTACACACTCCAGAGCAGCAGCATCTGGCGGGGACGGATGCGTTTATCCCCTATGACCAAGTGGCGGAGAACGTTAACAAGTTACCAGAGGACAAGGGTGTTCCTATTTTGGTGTATTGTAGATCAGGCTCGATGAGTAAGATCGCGGCAGAAAAGCTGGTGGAGATGGGGTATAGGAAGGTGTTTGATCTGGTAGGGGGAGTCCAGGCGTACCGAGAGTCTCATGCAGGAGTGCTGATAAAGCCTGAGAGAGTTGATTTAGGGGAAGTTGATTACGTCAAGGGGGCGGAGTTGGAGTTTAGGTTGGTAAATAACACTCCGACTGAGTTAACGGTAACAAGGTTGACTGGTTCTTGTTCTTGCACAATACCCTCGATGGAGGAGGTGACAGTAGGGGCATATGAAGAGGTCCCAGTTAAGGTGGTGTTTGTCCCTTCAGTGCATGGAGACGATTCTGATTTGGGAGATTTAACTAGACAAATATATATCGAGACGGATAATCCGAATTTTAAAAATTTGAGCGCTGAGTTTACGGCGATAGTGAAAAGAAAATGA
- a CDS encoding cupredoxin domain-containing protein, whose protein sequence is MTNVDWLVIGGGVGLIIAIAYYFFGPKKGVKVEEQDEGQKVEILVEGAYDPAVVEVKVNKLVEVVFDRRDKGDCTEWVIFDKLPTKEKREVKARLPEGKRTVVRFTPTKVGTYSFTCGMGMVRGKLVVKK, encoded by the coding sequence ATGACTAATGTGGATTGGTTGGTAATAGGAGGGGGGGTTGGTCTTATTATTGCGATTGCCTATTATTTTTTTGGGCCTAAGAAAGGGGTAAAGGTGGAGGAGCAAGATGAAGGGCAAAAAGTGGAGATACTGGTTGAAGGGGCGTATGACCCAGCCGTTGTCGAGGTGAAAGTAAATAAGTTGGTGGAGGTGGTTTTTGATCGCCGCGACAAGGGAGATTGTACCGAGTGGGTGATATTTGACAAGTTGCCCACAAAAGAAAAGAGGGAGGTCAAGGCGAGATTACCAGAGGGAAAGCGGACTGTTGTTAGATTTACCCCAACAAAAGTGGGGACCTATAGCTTCACTTGCGGGATGGGCATGGTGCGGGGAAAATTAGTGGTTAAAAAATAA
- a CDS encoding metalloregulator ArsR/SmtB family transcription factor, with product MYQEVFELQAELLKALAHPKRLEILHLLRHQSLNVSEIVEMLGLPQANLSQHLMVMREAGVVESQKVGKEVFYRLSEKNFVKASDLLREVLIKKHKGERVADELAFKMQDLWPVVIDPVCGMRLSPKTAGYAVRKNGESYYFCAEGCMEKFRHDTSRYINLKKNDDE from the coding sequence ATGTATCAGGAGGTATTTGAACTACAAGCTGAGTTATTAAAGGCACTGGCTCATCCTAAGCGACTGGAGATTCTGCATTTACTGCGCCATCAAAGTCTGAATGTAAGTGAGATAGTGGAGATGTTGGGATTGCCACAAGCCAATCTATCTCAACATCTGATGGTGATGAGAGAGGCGGGGGTGGTGGAAAGCCAGAAGGTGGGTAAAGAAGTGTTTTATCGGTTGAGTGAAAAGAATTTTGTGAAGGCGAGTGATTTGTTAAGAGAGGTGTTGATTAAGAAACATAAGGGTGAGAGGGTTGCTGACGAGCTGGCTTTTAAGATGCAGGACTTGTGGCCGGTGGTGATTGATCCGGTGTGTGGCATGAGGCTATCACCTAAAACGGCTGGGTATGCTGTTAGGAAAAATGGGGAAAGCTACTATTTCTGTGCTGAGGGGTGTATGGAGAAATTTAGACATGACACAAGTCGATATATTAATTTGAAAAAAAATGATGATGAGTAA
- a CDS encoding sulfite exporter TauE/SafE family protein: MNYWIIFLTGLTTGGISCLAMQGGLLASVIANQKGEELGQGKSKQGLMELDALDWLPAGMFLLSKLVVHTIFGFLLGALGSVITLSLEARLAFQIFTVLFMLATAMNLFEVHPVFRYVLIQPPRFVNRWIRNTTKSKALFAPMVLGAMTIFIPCGVTQAMEVLAINTGNPVMGALVMFSFVLGTSPLFAIVGVATAKLSERWNKWFLQIAAVGLIFMSLYYLNGVLTVINFPINWQKITYLVTTPMSQIGDDNLVEVVDGVQKVTVEIKNNGYSPKSFTVKAGIPVEMTIKSDGVYSCALAFTFKQFKINEFLDPVDERVVRFTPTEKGMFTFSCSMGMYTGVMKVI; this comes from the coding sequence ATGAACTATTGGATTATTTTCTTAACTGGTTTAACAACAGGAGGGATCTCTTGTTTGGCGATGCAGGGAGGGTTGTTGGCAAGTGTGATTGCGAATCAAAAAGGTGAGGAGCTAGGACAAGGTAAGTCAAAGCAGGGATTAATGGAGCTTGATGCACTTGATTGGTTACCAGCAGGGATGTTTTTGTTGTCTAAATTGGTGGTGCACACGATATTTGGATTCTTACTTGGTGCTCTGGGATCAGTGATTACTTTAAGCCTTGAGGCAAGACTGGCTTTCCAGATATTTACGGTGTTGTTTATGCTGGCAACAGCGATGAACCTGTTTGAGGTTCATCCAGTATTTAGATATGTACTGATCCAGCCGCCGAGGTTTGTAAATAGATGGATTAGGAATACGACAAAAAGTAAGGCGTTGTTTGCGCCGATGGTATTAGGAGCAATGACCATCTTTATTCCTTGTGGCGTGACTCAAGCCATGGAGGTGTTGGCAATCAATACAGGCAATCCAGTTATGGGGGCTTTGGTGATGTTTTCGTTTGTATTGGGGACTTCACCGCTGTTCGCGATTGTGGGGGTGGCAACGGCAAAGTTGTCAGAAAGATGGAACAAGTGGTTCTTGCAGATAGCGGCAGTGGGTTTGATTTTTATGAGTTTGTATTATCTTAACGGAGTGTTGACAGTGATTAATTTTCCAATAAATTGGCAGAAAATTACCTACTTAGTGACGACACCAATGAGTCAGATTGGTGACGATAACTTGGTGGAGGTAGTTGATGGGGTACAAAAGGTGACGGTAGAGATAAAGAATAATGGATATTCCCCTAAATCGTTTACAGTGAAAGCTGGAATACCAGTAGAGATGACAATTAAAAGCGATGGGGTATATTCTTGTGCACTAGCATTTACCTTCAAGCAGTTTAAGATTAATGAGTTTCTGGATCCAGTTGATGAAAGGGTGGTTAGATTCACCCCGACGGAAAAGGGAATGTTTACCTTCTCGTGTTCGATGGGGATGTATACAGGAGTAATGAAGGTAATTTAG
- a CDS encoding DUF1573 domain-containing protein: MMMSKTTVMAIIVGLVVLFGGSVWLASTMANSAQVEMSEGAVAVVEEKSYDWGEIKIDGGIVEKVFLVKNEGDEVLKLFNVETSCVCTTAQMAKGEQTSPVFGMHDKSQYVLEVDPGETVDVLVKFDPMFHGPNGVGPISRTVTIETNDVSSPKLSWMLTAMVVR, from the coding sequence ATGATGATGAGTAAGACTACAGTAATGGCCATAATTGTGGGGTTAGTGGTGTTGTTTGGAGGGTCGGTATGGTTGGCGAGCACGATGGCGAATTCTGCCCAGGTAGAGATGAGTGAGGGCGCAGTGGCAGTAGTGGAGGAGAAGAGTTATGACTGGGGGGAGATTAAAATTGATGGCGGGATAGTGGAGAAGGTTTTTCTGGTTAAAAATGAGGGGGATGAAGTGTTGAAGCTATTTAATGTGGAGACTTCATGTGTGTGTACGACAGCGCAGATGGCTAAGGGTGAACAGACCTCGCCAGTGTTTGGAATGCACGACAAATCTCAATATGTACTGGAGGTTGATCCCGGGGAGACGGTTGATGTATTGGTTAAGTTTGATCCGATGTTTCATGGGCCAAATGGGGTGGGGCCGATTTCTCGAACTGTGACGATTGAGACCAATGATGTAAGTAGTCCAAAACTGAGTTGGATGTTAACGGCAATGGTCGTGAGGTGA
- a CDS encoding cation transporter: protein MFNLFKKKQLDGERLEMEIDDMHCVSCSVNIDGVLEELPGVVEARTSYAKGKTVVVYDKGKVSEKKIKEEIVKLGYKVKP from the coding sequence ATGTTTAATTTATTTAAAAAGAAGCAGTTGGATGGGGAGAGGCTGGAGATGGAGATTGATGATATGCATTGTGTTAGTTGTAGCGTCAATATTGATGGAGTATTGGAGGAGTTGCCGGGAGTAGTGGAGGCAAGGACAAGTTATGCTAAGGGTAAGACAGTCGTGGTTTATGACAAAGGGAAAGTGAGTGAGAAGAAGATAAAGGAAGAGATAGTTAAGTTGGGATACAAGGTTAAGCCTTGA
- a CDS encoding cytochrome c biogenesis CcdA family protein yields MMIQISLIAAFVAGMVALFAPCCVTYLLPAYLGNVFREKKKVLLMTLIYSLGIMVVMLPVVLGVKALSSLFFRMHDWTYIVGGMVMIGVAWMSLFGIKLPMPKFSRRGSGQRVDAWSTFILGVFSGITSSCCAPVLVGVLTLSSMAPGVIWSLLVGVVYVLGMVTPLYIASLFIDKKNLLASPLWRKRLGVIRLGSKEYLVLITDLVAFMVFLTTGVLMIWLTLNGNLGMDMAESETTRLIYAIAFGITERVQGFWLDGLFVAGVVYVVYKLVNVAVRKR; encoded by the coding sequence ATGATGATACAGATTTCGTTGATAGCGGCTTTCGTGGCAGGCATGGTGGCGTTGTTTGCTCCTTGTTGTGTGACTTACCTATTACCCGCTTATCTCGGGAATGTTTTTCGAGAAAAGAAAAAGGTGTTGTTGATGACTCTGATTTACTCATTGGGAATCATGGTGGTGATGCTACCAGTGGTCTTAGGGGTTAAGGCGTTGAGTAGTTTGTTTTTTAGAATGCATGACTGGACCTATATCGTTGGAGGTATGGTGATGATCGGGGTGGCTTGGATGTCACTTTTTGGCATAAAACTGCCAATGCCAAAGTTCAGCCGCCGTGGCTCAGGCCAGAGAGTGGATGCCTGGTCGACCTTTATCTTGGGTGTGTTTTCCGGCATAACGTCAAGTTGTTGTGCACCAGTATTGGTTGGGGTGCTAACATTGTCGAGTATGGCGCCGGGGGTGATTTGGTCGTTACTCGTGGGGGTTGTGTACGTGTTGGGTATGGTGACACCGTTATACATTGCTTCCTTGTTTATCGATAAAAAGAACTTGTTGGCAAGTCCGCTATGGAGAAAGAGGCTGGGGGTAATTCGCTTGGGTAGTAAGGAGTATTTGGTGCTGATAACTGACCTGGTGGCGTTTATGGTTTTTTTGACAACCGGGGTGTTGATGATTTGGTTGACCTTAAATGGAAATTTGGGAATGGATATGGCAGAAAGTGAGACAACAAGATTGATTTACGCGATTGCTTTTGGCATAACTGAGAGAGTGCAAGGGTTTTGGCTGGACGGATTGTTTGTTGCTGGGGTGGTGTATGTAGTTTATAAATTGGTTAACGTGGCCGTTAGAAAGAGGTAA